In Candidatus Microthrix subdominans, the DNA window ACGTGGCCACCCACCTCACCGAGGATGGCGTGCTGGTCGGCGGCGCCCGTGCGATACCGATCGCGGTCGACGTTGCGTCGGCCGACGACGTTGCGGCGCTCGGGGAGGCCACGATGGACGCATTCGGTGGCGTGCATCTGGTGTGCAACAACGCCGGGGTGTCGGCGGGTGGACTCTCCTGGGAGGTGCCATTGGCCGACTGGCAATGGGTGATGGAGGTCAACCTGTGGGGCGTCGTCTACGGCGTGCGCACGTTCGTACCGCTGATCGTCGGATCGGGCGGCGGCCACATCGTCAACACCGCGTCGATGGCGGGGCTGACCTCGCCGCCGTTCATGTCGCCCTATTCGGTGGCCAAGCACGGCGTGGTGGCCCTGTCCGAGGCGCTGTACCACGAGCTGTCGTTTACCCACCCGGAGGTTGGCGCCTCGGTGCTCTGCCCCGGTTGGGTGCGCACCCGCATCCACGAGGCCGGCCGAAACCGGCCGGCGCGGCACGGCGGGCCGACATCGTTCGCCGAGGCAGGCGAGGGGGACGCGGCGGCGAGCGGAATGGGTGACGTGGTCAGCCGGCTGATCGAGTCGGGCATGGAACCGACCGACGTGGCCGACCTCGTGTGGTCGGCCGTGCTGCAACGTCGCTTCTGGGTGTTCACCGGTGACGACTGGATCGCCATGGCCGCGGAGCGGGCTCGCGGCGCCTTCGCCGGCATGAACCCACAACTGCAGATCCCCGGCGTTGATCTCACCGACGACGCGGTGGGCCCTGAGGACACGCCGACCGACTGACCGGTGGCCTCGTCGTGATCAACACGGCCCGCCCGGCCCGAAATGTGGCATGTGAAATTGGGAACTGACTGGTAGCGTCATGGGGAATGGAAGCAACCATTGACGCTGTTGGACGCCTCGTCGTGCCGAAGCCACTGCGAGAAGCGCTCGGGCTCGAAGCTGGCTCGACGGTCGACATCAGCCTGTACGGTCCTGGCCTTCAGCTCGTTCCCCAAGGCAGGACGGCTCGGTTGCAGACGGTGGACGGACAGTTGGTCGC includes these proteins:
- a CDS encoding SDR family NAD(P)-dependent oxidoreductase encodes the protein MTEASDWAGKVAVVTGGGSGIGAALCRRFAEAAMSVVVADVDAVAAADVATHLTEDGVLVGGARAIPIAVDVASADDVAALGEATMDAFGGVHLVCNNAGVSAGGLSWEVPLADWQWVMEVNLWGVVYGVRTFVPLIVGSGGGHIVNTASMAGLTSPPFMSPYSVAKHGVVALSEALYHELSFTHPEVGASVLCPGWVRTRIHEAGRNRPARHGGPTSFAEAGEGDAAASGMGDVVSRLIESGMEPTDVADLVWSAVLQRRFWVFTGDDWIAMAAERARGAFAGMNPQLQIPGVDLTDDAVGPEDTPTD
- a CDS encoding AbrB/MazE/SpoVT family DNA-binding domain-containing protein, which produces MEATIDAVGRLVVPKPLREALGLEAGSTVDISLYGPGLQLVPQGRTARLQTVDGQLVAGSDTVIDDDTVLGLIDAGRR